Proteins from a genomic interval of Clostridium scatologenes:
- a CDS encoding iron-containing alcohol dehydrogenase — MSCFIFRSPVKIIYGMDSTTVIGREALSYGKKAMLVTGKKSSKKTGALYKVLDSLKENNIETILFDEVESDPSVKTVRKGTEKAKKQCIDFIVALGGGSALDTAKGISVMCTNSGDITDYEKSDFKNAGLPIIAVPTTAGTGSEISKFAVITDTEKKIKMLIGGEAIIPKIAILDPELTIMMPKSVTAATGMDALTHAIEAYISKASQPMTDIYALKAIELISKNLPKVVLDGENLEARENMLIAQMYAGFAFSNASVALVHAMARPLGAYFDVAHGLANALLLPKVMEFNRPACKQKLKQVAKTMGEKVHGVSDNEGSLRAIKSISNLFSETGLPKSLKEVGVLKESIKDMAKDAIVSGSVLFNPRKPSLEEIIDIYEKVY; from the coding sequence TTTAAGTTATGGAAAAAAGGCTATGTTAGTAACAGGAAAGAAGTCTTCTAAAAAAACAGGAGCACTTTACAAAGTGTTAGATAGCTTAAAAGAAAATAACATAGAAACTATTCTATTTGATGAAGTTGAATCAGATCCTAGTGTAAAAACTGTAAGAAAAGGCACAGAAAAAGCTAAGAAACAGTGTATTGATTTTATAGTAGCTTTGGGAGGAGGAAGTGCTTTAGATACAGCTAAAGGAATTAGTGTTATGTGTACCAACTCCGGTGATATTACGGATTATGAGAAAAGTGATTTCAAAAATGCAGGACTGCCAATTATTGCAGTACCTACAACGGCAGGTACAGGTAGTGAAATTAGTAAATTTGCAGTAATTACAGATACTGAGAAAAAAATAAAAATGCTTATAGGAGGAGAAGCTATAATTCCTAAAATTGCAATTTTAGATCCAGAGCTTACAATAATGATGCCAAAGAGTGTAACTGCAGCTACAGGAATGGATGCTTTAACTCATGCTATAGAAGCTTACATTTCTAAAGCAAGTCAGCCTATGACAGATATATATGCTTTAAAAGCCATAGAGCTTATAAGCAAAAATCTACCTAAAGTTGTTTTAGATGGTGAAAATCTTGAAGCAAGAGAAAATATGCTTATTGCACAGATGTATGCGGGCTTTGCTTTTAGTAATGCTTCAGTAGCATTGGTTCATGCTATGGCAAGACCTTTGGGAGCATATTTTGATGTAGCTCATGGACTTGCAAATGCACTGCTGCTTCCAAAGGTTATGGAGTTCAATAGGCCAGCTTGTAAGCAAAAATTAAAACAAGTTGCTAAAACAATGGGAGAAAAAGTACATGGAGTATCAGATAATGAAGGAAGTTTACGGGCTATTAAATCAATAAGCAATCTTTTTTCGGAAACTGGACTTCCAAAATCCTTAAAGGAAGTAGGAGTTTTAAAAGAAAGTATTAAAGATATGGCAAAGGATGCAATTGTAAGTGGAAGTGTACTTTTTAATCCTAGAAAACCAAGTTTGGAAGAGATAATAGATATTTATGAAAAAGTGTATTAA